A genomic window from Companilactobacillus alimentarius DSM 20249 includes:
- the pta gene encoding phosphate acetyltransferase, with protein sequence MDLFESLKSKINGKNLTIVFPEGEEPRILGAATRLVKENVLKPILVGEQTKIEQVATEKSFDISNIEIIDPNKYADFDTLVDKFVERRKGKNTKEQAQKMLLDNNYFGTMLVYTGKADGMVSGAIHSTGDTVRPALQIVKTAPGNSRISGSFIMQKGDERYMFADCAININPDAQELAEIAVQTAKSAKLFDIDPKVAMLSFSTKGSAKSDEVTKVAEATNIAHELAPDLAIDGELQFDAAFVPSVGAQKAPGSKVAGHGNVFVFPDLQSGNIGYKIAQRFGGFEAIGPVLQGLAKPISDLSRGCNEEDVYKSAILTAALAL encoded by the coding sequence ATGGATCTATTTGAAAGCCTTAAAAGTAAAATTAACGGAAAAAATTTAACAATTGTTTTCCCGGAAGGTGAAGAACCTAGGATTTTGGGTGCCGCAACTCGACTAGTTAAAGAAAATGTTTTAAAACCAATTCTCGTTGGTGAACAAACTAAAATTGAACAAGTAGCAACAGAAAAATCGTTTGATATTTCTAATATCGAAATTATTGACCCTAATAAATATGCTGATTTTGATACTTTAGTAGATAAATTTGTAGAACGTCGTAAAGGCAAAAATACTAAGGAACAAGCTCAAAAGATGCTATTAGACAATAACTATTTTGGAACAATGCTAGTTTATACTGGAAAAGCCGATGGGATGGTTTCTGGTGCAATCCATTCAACTGGCGACACTGTTCGTCCAGCTTTACAAATCGTCAAGACAGCGCCAGGAAATTCTAGAATCAGTGGCTCTTTCATCATGCAAAAAGGTGATGAAAGATATATGTTTGCTGATTGTGCAATCAATATTAATCCTGACGCACAAGAGTTAGCTGAGATTGCTGTACAGACTGCTAAGAGTGCAAAATTATTTGATATTGATCCTAAAGTTGCTATGCTTAGTTTTTCAACTAAAGGTAGTGCTAAAAGTGATGAAGTTACTAAAGTTGCTGAGGCTACAAATATTGCACATGAGTTGGCACCTGATTTAGCTATTGATGGCGAATTACAATTTGATGCTGCTTTTGTACCAAGTGTCGGAGCACAAAAAGCACCGGGCTCAAAAGTAGCAGGACATGGTAACGTCTTCGTCTTCCCAGATCTTCAATCGGGGAATATTGGCTACAAAATTGCACAAAGATTTGGTGGCTTCGAAGCTATTGGTCCAGTCTTACAAGGCTTAGCAAAACCTATCTCTGATTTATCCAGAGGATGCAATGAGGAAGATGTTTATAAGTCTGCCATTCTAACCGCTGCTTTAGCATTATAA
- the tsaE gene encoding tRNA (adenosine(37)-N6)-threonylcarbamoyltransferase complex ATPase subunit type 1 TsaE — protein MLEYQVTTHSYEETEKIGAQMANLLKIGDVVVLNGDLGAGKTALTRGLARGLGIKKNVKSPTFTLIREYQDGRIPLYHMDAYRLESSPDEDLGFDEYFNGNGITVVEWPQFIKDEIPEEHISINISRLSDTDRQIVFKLHGKKYADRKFGELQ, from the coding sequence ATGCTCGAATATCAAGTAACCACACATTCGTATGAAGAAACTGAAAAAATAGGCGCACAGATGGCCAATCTATTAAAAATCGGGGATGTAGTCGTCCTAAACGGTGACTTAGGTGCCGGTAAAACGGCTCTGACTAGAGGATTGGCACGTGGATTAGGAATCAAAAAGAATGTCAAAAGCCCAACTTTTACGTTGATTCGTGAGTATCAGGATGGGCGTATTCCGCTTTATCATATGGATGCTTATCGTTTAGAGAGTAGTCCTGATGAAGATTTGGGGTTTGACGAGTACTTTAATGGAAATGGTATTACGGTCGTTGAATGGCCTCAATTCATCAAAGATGAGATACCAGAAGAACACATTTCTATCAATATTTCACGTCTATCAGATACGGATCGCCAAATTGTCTTTAAATTACATGGAAAAAAATATGCTGATCGAAAATTTGGAGAGTTGCAATGA
- a CDS encoding GNAT family N-acetyltransferase — protein MSEQLVLREAVPNDANNLIDFLKKVSQQSDFIVFDDLTNLTIEKERQSLNDIYQSRFDELMVAIFDQKIVGYCRIEKIDEQKAELGVVVDQEFWNNGIASYLIEDNLDWAKDSPLKKIILEVYKNNPAAIHIYQKYGFTTELTKEKTLLMSKM, from the coding sequence ATGAGTGAGCAATTAGTTTTACGTGAAGCAGTTCCCAATGATGCAAATAATTTGATTGATTTTTTAAAAAAGGTCAGTCAGCAGTCAGATTTTATTGTTTTTGATGACCTAACAAATTTGACCATAGAAAAAGAAAGACAGTCATTAAATGATATCTATCAATCACGCTTTGATGAATTGATGGTGGCTATATTTGATCAAAAAATTGTTGGTTATTGTCGAATTGAAAAAATTGACGAACAAAAGGCTGAATTGGGAGTTGTAGTTGATCAAGAGTTTTGGAACAATGGGATTGCTTCATACTTAATCGAAGATAACCTCGATTGGGCAAAGGATTCGCCATTGAAAAAAATAATTTTAGAAGTATATAAAAATAACCCAGCTGCAATCCATATTTATCAAAAATATGGATTTACAACTGAGTTAACAAAAGAAAAAACTTTATTAATGTCGAAAATGTAA
- a CDS encoding helix-turn-helix domain-containing protein, with translation MVKYSSKLKAEVVGEYLQGRTSMQSLSEKHNLPKRQVSFWIQKYRLSGVDSLKRKKTKRSFSAEFKIDVINYYQTHDETLAEVSARFDVNKCQISSWRTAFNKHGIEALKSHPKGRKSKVKNDKKKLRHLINKNELDQLREELAKKNQELYDTKLENDILKKSMTLFGTSKDAKKHK, from the coding sequence ATGGTTAAATACAGTTCAAAATTAAAGGCAGAGGTTGTTGGTGAATACCTCCAAGGTAGAACCAGCATGCAAAGTCTCTCAGAGAAACATAATTTACCTAAACGGCAAGTCAGTTTCTGGATTCAAAAATATCGCTTAAGCGGCGTAGACTCGCTTAAGCGAAAAAAAACTAAACGGAGCTTTTCAGCTGAATTTAAAATTGATGTGATAAACTACTATCAAACTCATGATGAAACTTTAGCTGAAGTATCCGCCAGATTTGATGTTAACAAGTGTCAGATTAGTTCCTGGAGAACGGCATTCAATAAACATGGCATAGAAGCCTTGAAGTCTCATCCGAAAGGCAGAAAATCCAAAGTGAAAAATGATAAAAAGAAATTACGTCATTTAATAAACAAGAATGAATTAGATCAACTTCGCGAGGAACTCGCAAAGAAGAATCAAGAATTATATGACACAAAGTTGGAGAATGATATTTTAAAAAAATCAATGACCCTGTTCGGAACTTCAAAGGACGCAAAAAAACACAAATAG
- a CDS encoding IS3 family transposase, translating into MRVEQESLPKAERYKIGDILKAIGLKKATYHDERKRIKNHVDKYKDIKTEILKITESGKCRGRLTYGYRRVQEGLIKLDIHIADAVARRLMNELNVQVNLYNRHKNGKYSSYKGTVGKVAHNILHQQFNETEPFKVLHTDVTQVRLRDNEWAYVSAITDEASKEVLAFQVSNSPNSKLIMDTLNELTTVIPKGSNPVIHSDQGWHYQLNYYTDRLSEDGFIQSMSRKGNCLDNAPIESFFHLFKTECLNGFPPCKDMKEFRKLSKEYVDWFNNRRISRKTKGMTPREYREHALSA; encoded by the coding sequence ATCAGGGTAGAACAAGAGTCTCTTCCAAAAGCAGAACGGTATAAGATAGGCGATATTCTTAAGGCCATTGGACTTAAAAAGGCCACTTACCATGATGAGCGTAAACGTATCAAAAATCATGTAGATAAGTACAAAGATATAAAAACTGAAATATTAAAAATTACTGAAAGTGGAAAATGTCGTGGACGCCTAACCTACGGTTATCGTCGCGTACAAGAAGGATTAATTAAACTAGATATTCACATAGCAGATGCCGTAGCTCGTCGCTTGATGAATGAGTTAAATGTTCAAGTAAATCTTTATAATCGTCATAAAAATGGAAAGTATTCCTCATATAAAGGAACTGTTGGAAAGGTCGCACACAACATTTTACATCAACAGTTTAATGAAACTGAGCCCTTTAAAGTCCTGCATACAGATGTCACACAAGTTCGTTTAAGGGATAACGAATGGGCTTATGTTTCCGCAATTACCGACGAGGCAAGCAAAGAAGTTCTAGCGTTCCAAGTAAGTAATAGTCCCAATAGTAAATTAATTATGGATACATTAAATGAATTAACGACAGTTATACCTAAAGGAAGCAACCCAGTGATACATTCAGATCAAGGCTGGCATTATCAACTAAATTATTATACTGATAGGCTTTCTGAAGATGGATTTATACAGAGCATGTCTCGCAAAGGAAATTGTCTCGACAATGCGCCAATCGAAAGTTTCTTTCATCTATTCAAAACAGAATGTCTCAATGGATTTCCACCTTGTAAAGATATGAAAGAATTTAGGAAACTTTCTAAGGAGTACGTCGATTGGTTTAACAATCGACGCATCTCAAGAAAAACAAAAGGCATGACTCCCCGCGAATACAGGGAACATGCCTTATCAGCTTAA
- a CDS encoding 3'-5' exonuclease, with the protein MNFVSMDFETANGSRSSACSLALVLVRNDQIVDNFYTLINPQQYFSPRNIQIHHIHPDDVADAPTFDQVWSHIKPLFDSSHLVAAHNASFDNSVLKKTLSDYGIMVPKYLTIDTLRTSRKFFPDFPNHKLNTVSDRLNIDLRNHHNALADSVACAEILVKTEQQFGTEQIKKMVKLTS; encoded by the coding sequence ATGAATTTTGTTTCCATGGATTTTGAAACTGCCAACGGAAGTCGTTCTAGTGCCTGTTCCTTAGCCCTAGTTTTAGTACGTAACGATCAGATTGTTGACAACTTCTACACTTTAATAAATCCCCAACAATATTTCAGTCCAAGAAATATTCAGATTCACCATATCCATCCTGACGATGTGGCAGACGCTCCTACTTTTGATCAGGTTTGGAGTCACATTAAGCCCCTTTTTGACAGCAGTCACTTAGTTGCCGCTCATAACGCTAGTTTTGATAATAGTGTACTCAAAAAGACTTTAAGCGATTACGGTATCATGGTGCCTAAGTACCTAACCATTGACACTTTAAGAACCAGTCGCAAATTCTTCCCAGACTTTCCCAATCATAAATTGAATACAGTTTCTGACCGCCTCAATATCGACCTACGCAATCATCATAACGCCCTAGCTGATAGCGTTGCTTGTGCGGAGATCTTAGTTAAAACTGAACAGCAATTTGGTACTGAACAAATAAAAAAAATGGTCAAGCTTACTAGCTAA
- a CDS encoding exodeoxyribonuclease III → MKLISWNVNGLRAVVRKDFSEIFQNLNADIFSIQETKLQEGQIDLSLPGYHQYFFYAKKKGYSGTAVFTKKEPLNIKYGLGIDEFDDEGRTLTLEFPDFYLINSYTPNSQPKLKRLEYRMRYDDALRDYMKKLSVDKPVVLCGDLNVAHEEIDLKNDKTNHKNPGFSDEERNKFTELLNSGFIDSFRTLHPDEVKYSWWSYRFNARKNNAGWRIDYFVVSDNGKNLISNSNILTDVYGSDHCPIELDLNIQGE, encoded by the coding sequence ATGAAACTTATATCTTGGAATGTAAACGGTCTGCGTGCCGTTGTCAGAAAAGATTTTTCAGAAATTTTTCAAAATTTAAATGCAGATATCTTTAGTATTCAAGAAACCAAATTACAAGAAGGACAAATCGACTTATCCCTACCGGGGTATCATCAATATTTCTTCTATGCTAAGAAAAAAGGTTATTCTGGAACAGCAGTTTTTACTAAAAAAGAACCTTTAAACATCAAATATGGTTTAGGTATTGACGAATTTGATGACGAAGGACGTACTCTAACCTTAGAATTTCCTGACTTTTATTTAATCAATAGTTATACCCCAAATTCCCAGCCCAAGTTGAAGCGTTTGGAATATCGGATGCGTTATGACGATGCTTTAAGAGATTATATGAAGAAATTATCAGTTGATAAACCAGTTGTTCTATGCGGAGATTTAAATGTAGCTCATGAAGAAATTGATTTAAAGAATGATAAAACTAATCACAAGAATCCCGGCTTCTCCGATGAAGAGCGAAATAAATTTACAGAACTATTAAATAGTGGTTTCATAGATAGTTTCAGAACCCTTCATCCCGATGAAGTGAAATATTCCTGGTGGAGCTATCGTTTCAACGCTCGTAAGAACAATGCCGGTTGGAGAATCGACTACTTCGTGGTTTCTGACAATGGCAAAAATCTTATTAGCAATTCCAACATTTTAACCGATGTTTACGGTTCTGATCATTGTCCAATTGAATTAGATTTAAATATACAAGGAGAGTAA
- the murB gene encoding UDP-N-acetylmuramate dehydrogenase, with amino-acid sequence MNFPVEKLPNIEFKINEPLSKYTFTKTGGNADVLAFPKTREELVEIVDTARVNKVKITIIGNASNLIIKDGGIRGIVIILPNFHKITVTDTEVTAEAGATIINTTIAAQKAGLTGIEFAAGIPGSVGGAVFMNAGAYGGEIKDVFESAEVLLPDGHITTLTHDDMKFSYRHSLVQDDGGIVISATFALKRGNKEVIQEEMDRLNALRRSKQPLEYPSCGSVFKRPKGHFTGPLIIKAGLQGKIVGGAQVSMKHAGFIVNIKHATATDYMNLIHLIQKTVKEKFDVELHTEVRIIGEDKK; translated from the coding sequence TTGAATTTTCCAGTTGAAAAATTACCTAATATTGAATTTAAGATAAATGAACCGCTCAGTAAATACACTTTTACTAAAACAGGTGGCAATGCGGATGTTTTAGCGTTTCCGAAAACTCGGGAAGAATTAGTTGAGATTGTTGACACTGCTAGAGTAAATAAAGTAAAAATCACGATTATTGGTAACGCTAGTAATTTGATTATTAAAGATGGTGGAATTAGAGGTATTGTTATCATTTTACCTAATTTCCATAAGATTACAGTTACTGATACGGAGGTCACGGCGGAAGCTGGCGCTACGATTATCAATACAACCATCGCAGCCCAAAAAGCTGGTCTAACTGGCATTGAGTTTGCTGCGGGTATACCTGGTAGTGTAGGTGGAGCTGTTTTCATGAATGCTGGTGCCTATGGTGGTGAAATTAAGGATGTTTTTGAATCTGCTGAGGTACTCTTACCAGATGGTCATATAACGACTCTGACGCACGACGATATGAAATTCTCATACCGTCATAGTTTAGTTCAAGACGACGGAGGTATCGTTATAAGCGCCACCTTTGCTTTGAAACGTGGCAATAAAGAAGTTATTCAAGAAGAAATGGACCGTTTGAATGCTTTAAGAAGATCAAAACAGCCATTAGAATATCCTTCTTGTGGCAGTGTCTTCAAACGACCTAAGGGTCATTTCACTGGTCCGCTGATTATCAAGGCTGGTTTGCAAGGCAAGATAGTTGGCGGAGCACAAGTTTCAATGAAACATGCTGGCTTTATCGTTAATATTAAGCATGCGACAGCAACTGACTATATGAATTTGATTCATTTGATCCAAAAGACTGTGAAAGAAAAATTTGATGTCGAACTGCACACAGAAGTTCGCATTATTGGTGAAGATAAAAAATAA
- a CDS encoding cation:proton antiporter gives MEIIESIILILSLLIIANIVSHYFVSIPPSLLQIAAGILAALFIHVKIYVDTEWFLLAFIAPILFNDGNNFPKRELWKLKGPILGNAIILVIISTVVGGVFVKWLIPQLPWAVAFTLVAVLSPTDPIAVESIAKKAHIPDKLMHLINGESLINDASGLICFKYGVAATVTGAFSLKNATVDFFYISIFGALVGGLMIWIFNGIRLYLINQGVDDSILHAIIQIIIPFIIYYVADDILGVSGVVAVVIAGILNISSSRNMSTFTPEIRLVTSRTWDLVVYMLNGIVFVLLGIEIPFAMEELVHNDNINTFWATILAFIIWIMLVVIRFLWSYIYSTFSNNGDGKIKLWSKARFDDCLMSGISGVRGAVTMVGVLSIPMTIKGGGAFPSRTLLLFIASAVIIFSLLGATFLIPILTKNSAPVAYRGSTFGADAEDLDDDDEPAPIALTQNEASRVILEKTIKKLRSEMDDGDTAVYSSVIAEYLYDLRNLGIQANNPVKTRQISKRRVRGKKDAELWDICFNCELDAVEELYDNQEISDESYDLAVRKIARYKKEIVHRSYNQTFEFFYSYFRRSYLQIKHIIYRSVNSDEIKQINQDTIKISIAGAKKALAKLQELNKSDHEDVDDNLIYIFQRHYEDRLELLQGKYRGRSPQFNSERMNLEIKALSYRRAFVQDMLEQGKISKSTANELRQNINYSEEVINIDVD, from the coding sequence GTGGAAATAATCGAATCAATCATTTTGATTCTTTCATTATTAATTATTGCTAATATTGTGAGTCATTACTTTGTATCAATTCCACCAAGTTTGTTACAGATTGCTGCAGGAATCTTGGCGGCTTTATTTATACATGTGAAGATCTATGTTGATACGGAGTGGTTTTTATTGGCGTTTATTGCGCCAATTTTATTTAATGATGGGAATAATTTTCCTAAAAGAGAACTTTGGAAATTAAAAGGTCCAATTTTAGGAAATGCCATTATTTTAGTTATCATATCTACCGTAGTAGGTGGAGTTTTTGTTAAGTGGTTAATTCCACAATTGCCATGGGCAGTTGCTTTTACGTTGGTAGCCGTATTGTCACCGACGGATCCGATCGCTGTAGAATCAATTGCTAAGAAGGCACATATTCCAGATAAATTGATGCATTTGATCAATGGTGAAAGTTTGATAAATGATGCATCGGGATTGATCTGTTTTAAGTATGGCGTTGCAGCAACTGTAACGGGGGCGTTCTCGTTAAAGAATGCGACGGTAGATTTCTTCTACATCTCTATCTTTGGAGCTTTAGTCGGGGGCTTAATGATTTGGATTTTCAATGGGATCAGATTATATTTGATCAATCAAGGTGTGGATGATTCAATTTTGCACGCAATAATTCAAATTATTATTCCATTTATAATTTATTATGTTGCTGACGACATTTTAGGCGTTTCAGGTGTTGTTGCGGTGGTTATCGCAGGTATTTTGAATATTTCTTCTAGTCGGAATATGAGTACTTTTACACCAGAAATAAGACTCGTTACTTCAAGGACTTGGGATTTAGTAGTTTATATGCTAAATGGAATTGTCTTTGTTTTACTAGGGATTGAGATTCCTTTTGCGATGGAGGAATTGGTCCATAATGATAATATCAATACTTTTTGGGCAACTATTTTAGCCTTTATTATTTGGATAATGCTAGTTGTGATTCGTTTTCTTTGGAGTTACATTTATTCGACATTTTCTAATAATGGCGACGGTAAAATTAAACTTTGGTCAAAAGCCAGATTTGATGATTGCTTGATGTCTGGTATTTCAGGGGTACGTGGCGCCGTTACAATGGTTGGTGTTTTGTCAATTCCAATGACTATCAAGGGTGGTGGCGCCTTTCCTTCAAGAACCCTATTGCTATTTATCGCAAGTGCCGTGATTATCTTTAGTTTGTTAGGAGCAACGTTCTTGATTCCTATATTAACTAAAAATAGTGCACCTGTTGCTTATCGTGGAAGTACGTTTGGCGCTGATGCTGAGGATCTAGATGATGACGATGAACCCGCACCGATTGCTTTGACTCAAAATGAAGCTAGTAGGGTCATCTTAGAAAAGACAATTAAGAAATTGCGTTCAGAGATGGATGACGGAGACACTGCAGTATATTCTTCGGTAATTGCTGAATATCTTTATGATTTGAGAAATCTTGGTATTCAAGCCAATAACCCTGTTAAAACCCGTCAAATCAGTAAAAGGCGTGTCCGTGGGAAAAAGGATGCAGAACTTTGGGATATTTGTTTCAATTGCGAATTAGATGCAGTGGAAGAGCTCTATGATAATCAGGAAATATCTGATGAATCTTATGATTTAGCGGTTAGAAAGATTGCTCGTTATAAAAAAGAAATCGTGCATCGAAGTTACAATCAAACATTTGAATTCTTTTATAGCTACTTCAGACGGTCTTATTTGCAGATTAAACATATTATCTATCGTTCTGTAAATTCCGATGAAATTAAACAAATAAATCAAGATACTATCAAGATTTCTATTGCTGGGGCAAAGAAAGCCTTGGCAAAATTACAAGAATTAAATAAATCTGATCATGAAGATGTTGATGATAATTTGATTTATATTTTTCAACGTCATTACGAGGATCGTTTAGAATTACTGCAAGGTAAATATCGTGGTCGATCCCCACAATTCAACAGTGAACGAATGAATTTAGAGATCAAAGCACTCAGTTACCGTCGGGCTTTTGTCCAAGATATGTTAGAACAAGGTAAGATTAGTAAGTCGACGGCTAATGAATTGCGGCAAAATATTAATTACAGTGAAGAAGTAATTAATATTGATGTGGATTAA
- the cdaA gene encoding diadenylate cyclase CdaA has product MNFIPSNIFTWQNLANLVDVLVVWYFLYKVLSMLRGTKAVQLLKGIVIIFGIKLISWALNLHTVSYLMDQLINWGIIVIVIIFQPEIRRGLEHLGRLPFFSSTSNEEGKTKNHLIESLDQAIQYMSKRRIGALITLEMNTGLEEYVETGIDLDAEVTGALLINIFIPNTPLHDGAAIIRNNRISVAAAYLPLSESNTIPKELGTRHRAAVGISEVTDAITIVVSEETGGVMITRNGHMMLDLSREDYLKYLHAQLKDPNDTGTRSILGFLKLDRKKGKQDEKDN; this is encoded by the coding sequence ATGAATTTTATACCAAGCAATATTTTTACATGGCAGAATTTGGCTAACTTGGTTGATGTCTTGGTAGTCTGGTATTTTTTATATAAAGTTCTGTCTATGTTACGAGGAACCAAAGCTGTCCAATTGCTAAAAGGAATCGTAATTATTTTCGGTATAAAGTTGATCAGTTGGGCCTTGAATCTTCATACAGTTTCGTATTTGATGGATCAATTGATCAATTGGGGGATTATTGTAATTGTGATAATCTTTCAGCCAGAAATTCGTCGTGGTTTGGAGCATCTGGGACGTTTGCCGTTTTTTAGTTCGACCAGTAATGAAGAAGGCAAAACTAAAAATCATTTGATTGAGAGCTTGGATCAAGCTATTCAATACATGAGTAAACGTCGGATTGGTGCCTTGATAACCTTGGAAATGAATACAGGTCTTGAAGAATATGTAGAGACCGGAATTGATTTGGACGCTGAAGTTACTGGCGCCTTGTTGATTAATATTTTTATTCCTAATACACCTTTGCATGATGGGGCAGCAATTATCCGAAATAATCGTATTTCAGTTGCAGCGGCATATCTACCACTTTCAGAAAGCAATACGATTCCCAAGGAATTGGGAACTAGGCATCGTGCAGCTGTCGGAATCAGTGAAGTAACGGATGCCATCACAATTGTTGTCTCCGAAGAGACCGGAGGGGTAATGATCACCAGAAATGGACATATGATGCTTGACCTCTCTAGGGAAGATTACCTGAAATATCTGCACGCCCAGTTAAAAGACCCTAATGACACTGGAACTCGTTCAATCTTAGGTTTCTTGAAACTAGACCGAAAGAAGGGAAAACAAGATGAAAAAGATAATTAA
- a CDS encoding YbbR-like domain-containing protein has translation MKKIINSNYFYAFLSLCCALWLFFFVSTPGAGSTRDTNQSNTSTVTKKATFSVPLQLQADVDKYYITGYPEKVKVTVEGPSALVTATRNTQNFNLYLNLRDLSIGQHRVQIRENGLNSELTYSIKPKYVTVNIQRRETKKFAVDIDYNKESLATGYETGTTEVSPETVTVTGAASEINKINKVVVKPILPKGIKSTFDQEVLVQALDKNGKTVNVTLDPQTVHVKIPISIQSKQVSINLKQKGNTSDNSFTLESDVKNIRVYGTKSQIDAIDDSVDVPVDVSDASDGDKKTIDLSDALGNKVTFTDPSSVSVTINQTSSNTLSSTTGNPTSGTTSSDSSSSSKSSSSDSTDSDNDSSSSSTNSTNDNNDSE, from the coding sequence ATGAAAAAGATAATTAACAGTAATTATTTTTATGCATTCCTTTCTCTCTGCTGTGCTCTTTGGTTGTTCTTCTTTGTAAGTACGCCTGGTGCAGGGTCAACACGGGATACCAATCAGTCGAATACTTCGACGGTCACTAAAAAGGCGACTTTTTCAGTACCTTTACAATTGCAGGCTGATGTCGATAAATATTACATAACTGGTTACCCTGAAAAAGTTAAGGTAACGGTTGAAGGTCCATCAGCTTTAGTCACGGCGACTAGAAATACTCAGAACTTTAATTTGTATTTAAATTTGCGTGACTTGTCGATTGGTCAACATCGAGTTCAAATTAGAGAAAATGGTTTGAATAGCGAGTTAACTTATAGTATTAAGCCGAAGTATGTAACGGTGAATATCCAAAGGCGTGAAACTAAGAAATTTGCTGTTGATATTGACTACAACAAAGAATCCTTAGCGACAGGCTATGAAACAGGAACTACTGAAGTGTCTCCTGAAACGGTTACCGTCACAGGTGCTGCTTCTGAAATTAATAAGATTAATAAAGTGGTTGTTAAACCAATTTTACCTAAGGGAATAAAATCTACATTCGATCAAGAAGTTTTAGTGCAAGCTCTCGATAAAAATGGTAAAACTGTAAATGTTACATTAGATCCACAAACTGTTCATGTGAAGATTCCTATTTCGATTCAAAGTAAGCAAGTAAGTATTAACTTGAAACAAAAAGGGAATACTTCGGATAATAGTTTTACACTGGAGTCTGATGTAAAGAATATTAGAGTTTATGGTACTAAGAGTCAGATCGATGCTATTGATGATTCAGTCGATGTGCCTGTTGATGTGTCTGATGCCTCTGATGGCGATAAAAAGACGATTGATTTAAGTGACGCCTTGGGCAATAAAGTTACTTTTACCGATCCTAGTTCTGTCAGTGTGACAATCAATCAGACTAGTTCTAACACTTTATCTAGTACGACGGGAAATCCTACTAGTGGGACAACATCTTCTGATTCTAGTTCTTCTTCAAAGAGTTCTAGTTCGGATAGCACGGATTCAGATAATGATTCTAGTTCGTCAAGCACTAATTCAACAAATGACAATAATGATAGCGAATAA